In Microplitis mediator isolate UGA2020A chromosome 2, iyMicMedi2.1, whole genome shotgun sequence, a single window of DNA contains:
- the LOC130678605 gene encoding uncharacterized Golgi apparatus membrane protein-like protein CG5021 isoform X1 translates to MMASATVPLLMDDDTVAFGEEDEVRSGKLKHPYVTFFHLAFRSAAIIVYMFCTWFSDSFIASFVVVVLLLSMDFWTVKNITGRLMVGLRWWNYVDDDGKSHWVYESRKGRQQNRINPSEARIFWLSLIICPLLWCLFFIVALFGLRIKWLLIVCIATMLNGANLYGYIKCKMGKDQNLSAATSDYFKKQVLQNVMSSMMTKSPPTAPSQSPSSMI, encoded by the exons ATGATGGCATCTGCTACG gtcccATTGCTGATGGATGACGATACTGTTGCTTTTGGAGAAGAAGATGAAGTACGAAGTGGAAAATTGaa gcaTCCATATGTGACATTTTTCCACCTGGCATTTAGGTCAGCAGCGATAATAGTTTACATGTTTTGCACCTGGTTCTCTGACAGTTTCATTGCCAGTTTTGTTGTCGTCGTTTTGTTGCTGTCGATGGACTTCTGGACAGTCAAAAATATAACCGGTAGACTAATGGTTGGATTGAGATGGTGGAATTACGTCGATGATGATGGAAAAAGTCACTGGGTCTATGAGTCACGAAAg GGTCGTCAGCAGAATCGCATCAACCCGTCGGAGGCACGGATATTTTGGCTGTCGTTGATAATCTGCCCGCTGTTGTGGTGTTTGTTTTTTATAGTCGCGTTGTTTGGACTTAGAATAAAATGGCTGCTGATTGTTTGCATCGCCACGATGCTAAATGGCGCAAATCTTTATGGATATATCAAGTGCAAAATGGGCAAGGATCAAAATTTATCTGCGGCGACGagcgattattttaaaaaacaagtcTTGCAAAAT GTTATGTCGTCGATGATGACCAAGAGCCCGCCAACGGCACCTAGTCAGTCGCCATCTTCCATGATCTAA
- the LOC130678605 gene encoding uncharacterized Golgi apparatus membrane protein-like protein CG5021 isoform X2 yields the protein MMASATVPLLMDDDTVAFGEEDEVRSGKLKHPYVTFFHLAFRSAAIIVYMFCTWFSDSFIASFVVVVLLLSMDFWTVKNITGRLMVGLRWWNYVDDDGKSHWVYESRKNRINPSEARIFWLSLIICPLLWCLFFIVALFGLRIKWLLIVCIATMLNGANLYGYIKCKMGKDQNLSAATSDYFKKQVLQNVMSSMMTKSPPTAPSQSPSSMI from the exons ATGATGGCATCTGCTACG gtcccATTGCTGATGGATGACGATACTGTTGCTTTTGGAGAAGAAGATGAAGTACGAAGTGGAAAATTGaa gcaTCCATATGTGACATTTTTCCACCTGGCATTTAGGTCAGCAGCGATAATAGTTTACATGTTTTGCACCTGGTTCTCTGACAGTTTCATTGCCAGTTTTGTTGTCGTCGTTTTGTTGCTGTCGATGGACTTCTGGACAGTCAAAAATATAACCGGTAGACTAATGGTTGGATTGAGATGGTGGAATTACGTCGATGATGATGGAAAAAGTCACTGGGTCTATGAGTCACGAAAg AATCGCATCAACCCGTCGGAGGCACGGATATTTTGGCTGTCGTTGATAATCTGCCCGCTGTTGTGGTGTTTGTTTTTTATAGTCGCGTTGTTTGGACTTAGAATAAAATGGCTGCTGATTGTTTGCATCGCCACGATGCTAAATGGCGCAAATCTTTATGGATATATCAAGTGCAAAATGGGCAAGGATCAAAATTTATCTGCGGCGACGagcgattattttaaaaaacaagtcTTGCAAAAT GTTATGTCGTCGATGATGACCAAGAGCCCGCCAACGGCACCTAGTCAGTCGCCATCTTCCATGATCTAA
- the LOC130678605 gene encoding uncharacterized Golgi apparatus membrane protein-like protein CG5021 isoform X3, with amino-acid sequence MDDDTVAFGEEDEVRSGKLKHPYVTFFHLAFRSAAIIVYMFCTWFSDSFIASFVVVVLLLSMDFWTVKNITGRLMVGLRWWNYVDDDGKSHWVYESRKGRQQNRINPSEARIFWLSLIICPLLWCLFFIVALFGLRIKWLLIVCIATMLNGANLYGYIKCKMGKDQNLSAATSDYFKKQVLQNVMSSMMTKSPPTAPSQSPSSMI; translated from the exons ATGGATGACGATACTGTTGCTTTTGGAGAAGAAGATGAAGTACGAAGTGGAAAATTGaa gcaTCCATATGTGACATTTTTCCACCTGGCATTTAGGTCAGCAGCGATAATAGTTTACATGTTTTGCACCTGGTTCTCTGACAGTTTCATTGCCAGTTTTGTTGTCGTCGTTTTGTTGCTGTCGATGGACTTCTGGACAGTCAAAAATATAACCGGTAGACTAATGGTTGGATTGAGATGGTGGAATTACGTCGATGATGATGGAAAAAGTCACTGGGTCTATGAGTCACGAAAg GGTCGTCAGCAGAATCGCATCAACCCGTCGGAGGCACGGATATTTTGGCTGTCGTTGATAATCTGCCCGCTGTTGTGGTGTTTGTTTTTTATAGTCGCGTTGTTTGGACTTAGAATAAAATGGCTGCTGATTGTTTGCATCGCCACGATGCTAAATGGCGCAAATCTTTATGGATATATCAAGTGCAAAATGGGCAAGGATCAAAATTTATCTGCGGCGACGagcgattattttaaaaaacaagtcTTGCAAAAT GTTATGTCGTCGATGATGACCAAGAGCCCGCCAACGGCACCTAGTCAGTCGCCATCTTCCATGATCTAA